From Saccharothrix espanaensis DSM 44229, the proteins below share one genomic window:
- a CDS encoding CHAT domain-containing protein, whose protein sequence is MSQDIVKTLTLEAHEVDGDARWRWVLLDAAGAVVAEHEVRLDERSWQFEAFRDPHAYLRWRAAPDRRVAHEAEIVAALGAWVGDEVLGPVAAAAVACGPVAVRVVAHGDVPLPLELAHVDGKPLVLHGVCFVHAGPPAAPPEPAALPGTPKQGVRVLGLFSVPDGRQPLNLRAERQALDDLFRKIRAQGRAVDLRVLQYGATRDRLREVLADPEGWDLVHISGHGAPGELLMETAAGGPDAVSADELAALLAPARGRLGLVAVSACWSATAEQRRLLGLPKAADARAEDRPAAGGPAAGGLAAELVERLGCAVLAMRYPVTDAFATDLAHRLYRRLVGDGVPLPIALADAVREAAAFPATPTSPALSPVTPALFGGTAVDLRLPAPPAATDAGRSPAGLPRQQERFVGRVAVMARASAALAPLSGMAGVVFHGMPGSGKSACALELAHTHVDAFDDVVWFKAPDEDADLHDTLVRLVFALEAALPGLGLVHLCDDADRFTAALPALVESCAARRVLVVLDNAESLLDEKGAWRDARWAALVAALSAHGGPSRLALSSRRVPRDLDPRVRREAVDLLTVDEALLLARQLPRLGALVAGRAPGLSAGAARRLAGEVLTATSGHPKLLELADGQAADPSGFAGLLALDGADFTEVLRAWTRRVVAALDDGARAVFRVLCHVEEHDRTGFVLRRAWAGIAGGLGVDPAVLDAGPPALAEAGLVAVRTAPDGGVEYGVHPVVAGIGREDVDDAAREAMDEALIDCWLRVFADAREQESTTAGGALVSRAALAASPYLLRRGQIAVSIGFLDQALHRDDSPAVRALALPLLRRIAAVSAGGAKESSALTVLARMVGHTDPVAAERHVRRALELARDAESTGVALNALIGYRRQAGDVEEALRLTERLHALRDGADVGPVMRLVHRGNHLQLLLESGRAEEVLDEALELLDAADALPERDAAGTPRWEAREVLLNAAAWAAGQLDRHALALDLVDATIAGKRARGASPADIAEDLVNASSALKRLGRLDEAVEHLRGARAIFEQARDLRRLSATVAALATAESQRGHGEVALTLQHDALRYGYAAGDPGSLAVTHHCHGTDLGRHADDPVGGAAHHLAAALLSRFAGGLTEAGSVEDLALAVRKLGGTDALPADVAALCRVVDAVPGVDLGGLLGRLAGPDELGQALADVLARARVIAGRTRSYVPILAMWEPLVAGIVAARQGNEKAAAYVDPYLEPSASDRPRLAAFRRIRAGADEVDPAGLDDVDTAVVNRLLDAVTGRDPVRTELWPAMSFGPLMGDLVKAVGESNAAAAQRAREDLDRMLADPDDAPLASVLEHVLAGDFVPEAADVLANPADFAVVITVLEYLAR, encoded by the coding sequence ATGAGCCAGGACATCGTGAAGACACTGACCTTGGAAGCACACGAGGTCGACGGCGACGCCCGGTGGCGCTGGGTGCTGCTGGACGCGGCCGGTGCCGTCGTGGCCGAGCACGAGGTGCGGTTGGACGAGCGGTCCTGGCAGTTCGAGGCGTTCCGCGATCCGCACGCCTACCTGCGGTGGCGCGCCGCGCCGGACCGGCGGGTGGCGCACGAGGCGGAGATCGTGGCCGCACTCGGGGCGTGGGTCGGCGACGAGGTGCTGGGACCGGTCGCGGCCGCCGCCGTGGCGTGCGGCCCGGTGGCTGTGCGGGTGGTGGCCCACGGCGACGTCCCGCTGCCGCTGGAGCTGGCCCACGTCGACGGGAAACCGCTGGTGCTGCACGGTGTCTGCTTCGTGCACGCCGGCCCGCCCGCCGCACCGCCCGAGCCCGCCGCACTTCCCGGGACACCGAAGCAGGGAGTGCGGGTGCTCGGGCTGTTCAGCGTGCCGGACGGCCGGCAGCCGCTGAACCTGCGTGCCGAGCGGCAGGCGCTGGACGACCTGTTCCGCAAGATCCGCGCCCAGGGCCGCGCGGTGGACCTGCGGGTGCTCCAGTACGGCGCGACCCGCGACCGCCTGCGGGAGGTGCTGGCCGACCCCGAGGGGTGGGACCTGGTGCACATCTCCGGCCACGGCGCTCCCGGCGAGCTGCTGATGGAGACCGCGGCCGGCGGCCCGGACGCCGTGTCGGCGGACGAGCTGGCCGCCCTGCTGGCCCCGGCGCGCGGCCGGTTGGGGCTCGTCGCGGTGTCGGCGTGCTGGTCGGCGACCGCCGAGCAGCGCCGCCTGCTCGGGCTGCCGAAGGCGGCCGATGCGCGGGCCGAGGACCGGCCGGCTGCGGGTGGGCCGGCTGCGGGCGGGCTGGCCGCGGAACTGGTCGAGCGGCTCGGGTGCGCGGTGCTGGCCATGCGCTACCCGGTGACCGACGCGTTCGCCACCGACCTCGCGCACCGGCTGTACCGGCGGCTGGTCGGCGACGGCGTGCCGCTGCCGATCGCGCTGGCCGACGCCGTGCGGGAGGCCGCCGCGTTCCCGGCGACGCCCACCAGCCCCGCGCTGTCCCCGGTGACACCCGCCCTGTTCGGCGGCACCGCGGTCGACCTGCGACTGCCCGCCCCGCCCGCTGCCACCGACGCCGGCCGGTCCCCGGCGGGGCTCCCGCGTCAGCAGGAGCGGTTCGTCGGCCGGGTCGCGGTGATGGCGCGGGCCAGTGCCGCGCTGGCACCGCTGAGCGGGATGGCCGGCGTGGTGTTCCACGGCATGCCCGGCAGCGGGAAGTCCGCGTGCGCGCTGGAACTCGCGCACACCCACGTCGACGCGTTCGACGACGTCGTGTGGTTCAAGGCCCCCGACGAGGACGCCGACCTCCACGACACGTTGGTGCGCCTGGTGTTCGCGCTGGAGGCCGCACTGCCCGGCCTGGGCCTGGTGCACCTGTGCGACGACGCCGACCGGTTCACCGCCGCGCTGCCCGCGCTCGTGGAGTCCTGCGCGGCACGCCGGGTGCTGGTCGTCCTCGACAACGCCGAGTCGCTGCTGGACGAGAAGGGCGCGTGGCGGGACGCCCGGTGGGCGGCGCTCGTGGCGGCCTTGTCCGCGCACGGCGGCCCGAGCCGGCTGGCGCTGTCCAGCCGCCGCGTGCCGCGCGACCTCGACCCCCGCGTCCGGCGCGAGGCGGTCGACCTGCTCACCGTGGACGAGGCCCTGCTGCTGGCCCGGCAACTGCCCCGGCTCGGCGCGCTGGTCGCCGGCCGTGCGCCGGGCTTGTCGGCCGGTGCCGCGCGCCGGCTCGCGGGCGAGGTGCTGACCGCGACCTCCGGGCACCCCAAGCTGCTCGAACTGGCCGACGGTCAGGCCGCCGACCCGAGCGGGTTCGCCGGCCTGCTGGCCCTCGACGGCGCGGACTTCACCGAGGTCCTGCGGGCGTGGACGCGGCGGGTCGTCGCCGCGCTGGACGACGGTGCCCGCGCGGTGTTCCGGGTGCTGTGCCACGTCGAAGAGCACGACCGCACGGGCTTCGTGCTCCGGCGGGCGTGGGCGGGCATCGCCGGCGGACTCGGCGTCGACCCGGCCGTGCTCGACGCCGGACCGCCGGCCCTGGCCGAGGCCGGGCTGGTGGCGGTCCGCACCGCACCGGACGGCGGCGTCGAGTACGGCGTGCACCCGGTCGTGGCCGGGATCGGTCGGGAGGACGTGGACGACGCGGCGCGGGAGGCGATGGACGAAGCCCTGATCGACTGCTGGCTGCGGGTCTTCGCCGACGCCCGCGAGCAGGAGTCCACGACCGCCGGCGGCGCGCTGGTCAGCCGGGCCGCGCTGGCCGCGAGCCCGTACCTGCTGCGCCGGGGCCAGATCGCGGTGTCGATCGGGTTCCTCGACCAGGCACTGCACCGTGACGACTCGCCGGCGGTCCGAGCCCTCGCCCTGCCGCTGCTGCGCCGGATCGCCGCCGTGAGCGCGGGCGGCGCGAAGGAGTCGAGCGCGCTGACCGTGCTGGCGCGGATGGTCGGCCACACCGACCCGGTCGCGGCCGAGCGGCACGTCCGCCGGGCGCTGGAACTCGCCCGCGACGCCGAGTCCACGGGCGTCGCGCTCAACGCCCTCATCGGGTACCGGCGGCAGGCGGGGGACGTCGAGGAGGCCCTTCGCCTCACCGAACGCCTGCACGCCCTCCGGGACGGGGCGGACGTCGGGCCGGTGATGCGGCTGGTGCACCGCGGCAACCACCTGCAACTGCTGCTGGAGTCGGGCCGCGCCGAGGAGGTGCTCGACGAAGCCCTCGAACTGCTCGACGCCGCCGACGCCCTGCCGGAGCGGGATGCGGCCGGCACGCCGCGCTGGGAGGCCAGGGAGGTCCTGCTCAACGCCGCCGCGTGGGCCGCCGGCCAACTCGACCGGCACGCGCTCGCGCTGGACCTCGTCGACGCCACGATCGCCGGCAAGCGGGCGCGCGGCGCGTCGCCGGCGGACATCGCCGAGGACCTGGTCAACGCGAGCAGCGCGCTCAAGCGGTTGGGGCGCTTGGACGAAGCGGTCGAGCACCTGCGCGGGGCGCGCGCCATCTTCGAGCAGGCGCGTGACCTGCGCCGGTTGTCGGCCACGGTGGCCGCGCTGGCGACCGCCGAGTCCCAGCGCGGCCACGGCGAGGTCGCGCTGACCCTCCAGCACGACGCGTTGCGCTACGGCTACGCGGCCGGCGACCCCGGCAGCCTGGCCGTGACGCACCACTGCCACGGCACCGACCTGGGCCGGCACGCGGACGACCCGGTCGGCGGGGCGGCGCACCACCTGGCCGCCGCGCTGCTGTCGCGCTTCGCGGGCGGCCTCACCGAGGCCGGCTCGGTCGAGGACCTGGCGCTCGCCGTCCGGAAGCTGGGCGGTACCGACGCCCTCCCGGCCGACGTCGCCGCGCTGTGCCGGGTGGTGGACGCGGTGCCCGGTGTCGACCTGGGCGGACTGCTCGGCCGGCTCGCCGGGCCCGACGAACTCGGGCAGGCGCTGGCGGACGTGCTCGCGCGGGCGCGCGTGATCGCCGGGCGCACCCGGTCGTACGTGCCGATCCTGGCCATGTGGGAACCGCTCGTGGCCGGGATCGTGGCCGCGCGGCAGGGCAACGAGAAGGCCGCCGCCTACGTCGACCCCTACCTGGAACCGTCCGCTTCGGACCGACCGCGGCTGGCCGCGTTCCGGCGGATCCGCGCGGGGGCCGACGAGGTCGACCCGGCCGGGCTGGACGACGTGGACACCGCCGTGGTGAACCGGCTGCTCGACGCGGTCACCGGTCGCGACCCGGTCCGGACCGAGCTGTGGCCGGCGATGTCGTTCGGCCCGCTGATGGGCGACCTGGTGAAGGCGGTGGGCGAGTCGAACGCGGCGGCCGCCCAACGCGCCCGCGAGGACCTCGACCGGATGCTCGCCGACCCGGACGACGCGCCGCTGGCGAGCGTGCTGGAGCACGTCCTGGCTGGCGACTTCGTGCCCGAGGCGGCCGACGTGCTGGCCAATCCGGCGGACTTCGCGGTGGTGATCACGGTCCTGGAGTACCTGGCGCGCTGA
- a CDS encoding AI-2E family transporter: MSENAPPGVTLPRGLTVVVGSAGLLVAILALRQFASVLAPVLLALVVVIGVHPLTAVLQRRGVPRWLAVALTLLAVFGFIVGMALAFAVSLARLGAVLPEYQDRIAELGVDLRHWLATFGVGPEQVRAALGELSFGRVAGLVADLLLGIAETFSSLIFLLFVVLFMGLDAHHFTRRLARVDGRRAPVVRALGGFARGTRRYLVVTTVFGLVVAVVDGVFLWLVGVPSALLWGLLSFVTNYIPNIGFVIGVVPPAVLALLEGGPRLMAVVVAVYVLINFLIQSVLQPGYVGNAVDLSLTLTFLSLVFWSFVFGPVGAVLAIPLTLLAKALLLDVDPDTRWLSSLLSGSPPHDPEPEPARPPA; encoded by the coding sequence ATGTCCGAGAACGCGCCGCCGGGCGTCACCCTGCCCCGGGGGCTGACCGTGGTCGTCGGGAGTGCCGGGCTGCTGGTCGCGATCCTCGCGTTGCGCCAGTTCGCGTCCGTCCTCGCGCCGGTCCTGCTGGCCCTGGTGGTGGTGATCGGTGTCCACCCGCTCACGGCGGTCCTCCAGCGCCGGGGCGTGCCGCGGTGGCTCGCGGTGGCGCTGACCCTGCTGGCCGTGTTCGGCTTCATCGTCGGGATGGCGCTGGCGTTCGCGGTCTCCCTCGCCCGGCTCGGCGCGGTCCTGCCCGAGTACCAGGACCGGATCGCCGAACTGGGCGTCGACCTGCGGCACTGGCTCGCGACCTTCGGCGTCGGCCCGGAGCAGGTGCGCGCGGCGCTGGGCGAGCTGTCGTTCGGCCGGGTCGCCGGGCTGGTCGCCGACCTGCTCCTGGGCATCGCGGAAACGTTCTCCAGCCTGATCTTCCTGCTGTTCGTGGTGTTGTTCATGGGCTTGGACGCCCACCACTTCACCCGGCGGCTGGCCCGCGTCGACGGCCGGCGCGCCCCGGTGGTGCGCGCCCTGGGCGGGTTCGCCCGCGGCACGCGCCGCTACCTCGTCGTCACCACCGTGTTCGGCCTCGTCGTCGCGGTGGTCGACGGGGTGTTCCTGTGGCTGGTCGGGGTGCCCTCGGCCCTGTTGTGGGGGCTGCTCTCGTTCGTCACCAACTACATCCCGAACATCGGTTTCGTGATCGGCGTCGTGCCGCCCGCCGTGCTCGCCCTGCTGGAGGGCGGGCCGCGCCTGATGGCGGTCGTCGTGGCGGTGTACGTCCTGATCAACTTCCTGATCCAGTCGGTGCTCCAGCCCGGTTACGTGGGCAACGCCGTGGACCTCTCGCTCACCTTGACCTTCCTGTCGCTGGTGTTCTGGTCGTTCGTGTTCGGCCCGGTCGGCGCGGTGCTGGCGATTCCGCTGACCCTGCTGGCGAAAGCGCTCCTGCTCGACGTCGACCCGGACACCCGCTGGCTCTCCTCGCTGCTGTCCGGCAGCCCTCCGCACGACCCCGAGCCCGAGCCGGCCCGACCACCGGCGTGA
- a CDS encoding alpha/beta fold hydrolase, with protein MTSPADRGRVARRTVLASTLACTAVDAAASGDVCAPIRPVPVPDQVPAREGFVDVVGGRLWFWDTGGDGPAVVLVHPGSGSALSWPHQQPVFARAGYRVIAYSRRGHYRSSPPEPGNPGVGADDLHAVVRHLGLRRFHLLGAALGGFYATDYALLRPHRLLSLVIVSSFMGISDPEYLRVTGLLRPPGFGDLPHEFRELGPSYRAADEEGARRWREISERSLGGRAVEFQDLSEPITWARLATLSVRALIVTGDADLYLPPPILAMITAHLPDADALVYGQVGHSANWERPVEFNRDVLRFWSGGRFHGGPCR; from the coding sequence ATGACGAGCCCCGCGGACCGCGGCCGGGTCGCCCGGCGCACGGTCCTCGCCTCCACCCTCGCCTGTACGGCCGTCGATGCCGCGGCTTCCGGGGACGTGTGCGCGCCGATCCGGCCGGTGCCGGTGCCGGACCAGGTGCCCGCCCGGGAGGGGTTCGTGGACGTGGTCGGCGGGCGGTTGTGGTTCTGGGACACCGGGGGCGATGGGCCGGCGGTCGTCCTGGTGCACCCCGGCAGCGGGAGCGCGCTGTCGTGGCCCCACCAGCAACCGGTGTTCGCCCGCGCCGGGTACCGGGTGATCGCCTACTCGCGGCGCGGCCACTACCGGTCGTCCCCGCCGGAACCGGGAAACCCCGGTGTGGGCGCGGACGACCTGCACGCCGTGGTCCGGCACCTCGGGCTGCGGCGGTTCCACCTGCTCGGCGCGGCGCTGGGCGGGTTCTACGCGACCGACTACGCGCTGCTGCGCCCCCACCGGCTGCTCAGCCTGGTGATCGTGAGCAGCTTCATGGGCATCTCCGACCCGGAGTACCTGCGGGTCACCGGGCTCCTGCGGCCGCCGGGGTTCGGCGACCTGCCGCACGAGTTCCGGGAGCTGGGCCCGTCCTACCGCGCGGCCGACGAGGAGGGCGCGCGGCGGTGGAGGGAGATCTCCGAGCGCTCGCTGGGCGGGCGCGCCGTCGAGTTCCAAGACCTGTCCGAGCCGATCACCTGGGCCAGGCTGGCGACCCTGTCGGTGCGGGCCCTGATCGTCACCGGCGACGCCGACCTCTACCTCCCGCCGCCGATCCTGGCGATGATCACCGCTCACCTGCCCGACGCCGACGCGCTGGTGTACGGGCAGGTCGGGCACTCGGCGAACTGGGAGCGGCCGGTGGAGTTCAACCGGGACGTGCTGCGCTTCTGGTCCGGCGGCCGGTTCCACGGCGGCCCCTGCCGCTGA
- a CDS encoding styrene monooxygenase/indole monooxygenase family protein, producing the protein MRKVLVVGAGQSGLQLALGLVANGYDVTVMSARTPEEIRAGRVMSTQCMFGPSLAHERDLGLDLWAGHAPDVTGIGLSVAAPDERGGRVRALDWWARLDERAQSVDQRVKMAGWLELLEDRGGNVVYHGVTTADLNSLTRMYDLVVVAAGKGELVQAFSRDAGRSPYTAPQRILSVAYVHGLAPRPEHPEEHVVRFNAVPGVGELFVIPALTLSGPCDILFFEGVPGGQLDCWDDRPGPAEHLRRMLDLVREFVPWEYERCGSVELTDARATLTGAYAPVVRKPVGVLPSGGRVLGMADVVVANDPITGQGSNNAAKCAASYLDSILARGGEPFDEAWMTEVFESYWDDARHATTWTNAMLQPPPEHIMRIFGTARDVPAVAGRFVNAFADPSDLAQWFYDPESADRYLTSVTGG; encoded by the coding sequence ATGCGGAAGGTGCTCGTCGTGGGGGCCGGCCAGTCGGGGCTGCAACTCGCGTTAGGGCTGGTCGCGAACGGGTACGACGTCACGGTGATGTCGGCGCGGACGCCGGAGGAGATCCGGGCCGGCCGGGTGATGTCGACCCAGTGCATGTTCGGCCCGTCGCTCGCGCACGAGCGCGACCTCGGCCTGGACCTGTGGGCGGGGCACGCGCCGGACGTGACGGGCATCGGCCTGTCGGTGGCCGCGCCCGACGAGCGCGGCGGCCGGGTCCGGGCGCTGGACTGGTGGGCCCGGCTGGACGAGCGCGCGCAGTCGGTGGACCAGCGGGTGAAGATGGCCGGCTGGCTGGAACTGCTGGAGGACCGCGGCGGCAACGTCGTCTACCACGGGGTGACCACCGCCGACCTGAACTCGTTGACGCGGATGTACGACCTGGTCGTGGTCGCGGCCGGCAAGGGGGAGCTGGTGCAGGCGTTCAGCCGTGACGCCGGACGCTCCCCTTACACCGCGCCGCAGCGGATCCTGTCCGTGGCCTACGTGCACGGCCTCGCGCCGCGGCCCGAGCACCCGGAGGAGCACGTGGTGCGGTTCAACGCCGTGCCCGGGGTCGGCGAGCTGTTCGTCATCCCCGCCCTGACGCTCAGCGGTCCGTGCGACATCCTGTTCTTCGAAGGCGTCCCCGGCGGCCAGTTGGACTGCTGGGACGACCGTCCCGGCCCCGCCGAGCACCTGCGGCGGATGCTGGACCTGGTGCGGGAGTTCGTGCCGTGGGAGTACGAGCGGTGCGGCTCGGTGGAGCTGACCGACGCGCGGGCGACGTTGACCGGGGCCTACGCGCCGGTCGTGCGCAAGCCGGTCGGTGTGCTGCCGTCGGGCGGGCGGGTGCTGGGCATGGCGGACGTGGTGGTGGCCAACGACCCGATCACCGGCCAGGGTTCCAACAACGCGGCCAAGTGCGCGGCGTCCTACCTGGACAGCATCCTGGCGCGCGGCGGCGAGCCGTTCGACGAGGCGTGGATGACGGAGGTGTTCGAGTCCTACTGGGACGACGCCCGGCACGCGACGACCTGGACCAACGCGATGCTCCAGCCGCCGCCGGAGCACATCATGCGGATCTTCGGCACGGCCCGGGACGTCCCGGCCGTGGCGGGCCGGTTCGTCAACGCCTTCGCCGACCCGTCGGACCTGGCGCAGTGGTTCTACGACCCGGAATCGGCCGACCGCTACCTCACCTCGGTCACCGGCGGCTGA
- a CDS encoding GTP-binding protein — protein MGSGAFDAGPLTISAKIVVAGGFGVGKTTFVGSVSEVPPINTEAWMTEASHGVDPVDPDSDKVTTTVAMDFGRLALSDDLVLFLFGTPGQARFWFMWDDLARGALGAIVLVDTRRLAESFAAINYFENDSDLPFVVAVNLFDGLLAHDLDDVREALALSAEVPVITCDARERSSVAAALRGLVSHTMSLAPSYGPA, from the coding sequence ATGGGCTCAGGCGCGTTTGACGCCGGTCCGCTGACGATCTCGGCGAAGATCGTGGTCGCCGGCGGCTTCGGGGTCGGCAAGACGACGTTCGTGGGCTCGGTGTCCGAGGTGCCGCCGATCAACACCGAGGCGTGGATGACCGAGGCGTCGCACGGGGTGGACCCGGTGGACCCCGACAGCGACAAGGTCACCACCACGGTCGCGATGGACTTCGGCCGGCTGGCGCTGAGCGACGACCTGGTGCTGTTCCTGTTCGGCACGCCGGGTCAGGCGCGGTTCTGGTTCATGTGGGACGACCTGGCGCGCGGCGCGCTCGGCGCGATCGTGCTGGTCGACACCCGCCGGCTGGCCGAGTCGTTCGCCGCGATCAACTACTTCGAGAACGACTCGGACCTGCCGTTCGTGGTCGCGGTGAACCTGTTCGACGGTCTGCTGGCGCACGACCTCGACGACGTCCGGGAGGCTCTGGCACTGTCCGCGGAGGTCCCCGTGATCACCTGCGACGCCCGCGAGCGCTCCTCCGTGGCCGCGGCGTTGCGGGGCCTGGTGTCGCACACGATGTCGCTCGCCCCGTCCTACGGTCCGGCGTGA